A genomic window from Candidatus Binatia bacterium includes:
- a CDS encoding hemolysin III family protein, whose translation MSHGEKMNSITHLVGAAFALVGLVPLIVVSAGRGDAWEIAAFTVYGVTLLLLYVMSTLYHSFVGRRKALFRRFDHMAVYLLIAGTYTPLTLVLLGGELGGQLFAAVWTLAAIGITHSALRPDGGGTGLQVVICLAMGWTCMFGIEALLAAFPAGGFAWLLAGGIFYTVGVFFFIFDTKIPHGHGIWHLFVMAGSAAHYVVILGYTGV comes from the coding sequence ATGAGTCACGGAGAGAAGATGAACAGCATCACCCATCTGGTGGGTGCAGCCTTTGCTCTAGTAGGGCTCGTCCCGTTGATCGTGGTCTCCGCCGGCCGGGGAGACGCGTGGGAGATCGCGGCCTTCACGGTCTACGGCGTCACGCTTCTCCTGCTATACGTGATGTCGACCCTTTACCACTCGTTCGTGGGGCGGCGTAAAGCGCTGTTCCGACGCTTCGACCACATGGCGGTCTATCTCTTGATAGCCGGAACCTACACGCCGCTGACGCTCGTTCTCCTCGGGGGCGAGCTCGGCGGGCAGCTCTTCGCCGCCGTGTGGACGCTCGCGGCGATTGGGATCACACACTCGGCCCTGCGGCCGGATGGTGGCGGAACTGGGCTGCAGGTCGTGATCTGCCTCGCCATGGGTTGGACGTGCATGTTCGGCATCGAGGCACTTCTCGCTGCGTTTCCGGCGGGCGGATTCGCCTGGCTCCTCGCGGGCGGCATCTTCTACACGGTCGGGGTCTTCTTTTTCATCTTCGACACGAAGATCCCCCACGGACACGGGATCTGGCACCTGTTCGTGATGGCCGGCAGTGCGGCTCATTACGTCGTGATCCTCGGGTACACCGGCGTCTAG
- a CDS encoding DapH/DapD/GlmU-related protein has protein sequence MAFVRGVVTPQPRIGWAETARLIELDLEIYDVWFPGVGSDRPTWLRSGLAVFRTEMFGANLLFRLQTFLHGAGHPGLATTLTRLSRIFFAVTIGRDVRIGGGLYIAHGNIVVEGTTTIGSRASIAPFVTVGLATSAGAAFDVRGPDMGDEVMLGTGAKVLGGVTIGDGARIGANAVVLSDVPADYTAVGIPARALAPKRKRSDLRVFTGGDRS, from the coding sequence GTGGCGTTCGTTCGCGGTGTGGTCACCCCGCAACCGCGCATCGGCTGGGCCGAAACGGCCCGTCTGATCGAACTCGATCTCGAGATCTACGACGTCTGGTTTCCGGGCGTCGGGAGTGACCGCCCGACGTGGTTACGCTCCGGCTTGGCCGTGTTCCGCACGGAGATGTTCGGCGCGAACCTTCTCTTTCGGCTGCAGACGTTCCTGCACGGCGCCGGTCATCCCGGGCTCGCGACGACCCTGACGCGCCTCAGCCGAATCTTCTTCGCCGTGACCATCGGACGCGACGTCCGCATCGGCGGAGGGCTCTACATCGCGCACGGGAACATCGTCGTGGAAGGCACCACCACCATCGGCAGCCGGGCGAGCATTGCCCCGTTCGTGACGGTCGGACTCGCGACGTCCGCGGGGGCCGCGTTCGACGTTCGGGGCCCGGACATGGGCGACGAGGTCATGCTGGGGACCGGCGCGAAGGTGCTGGGCGGCGTGACGATAGGGGACGGGGCGCGCATCGGAGCTAACGCGGTTGTCCTCTCGGACGTCCCCGCCGACTACACTGCCGTAGGGATCCCTGCGCGCGCCCTCGCCCCCAAGAGAAAACGGTCCGACCTCCGCGTCTTCACCGGCGGCGATCGCTCCTGA
- a CDS encoding VCBS repeat-containing protein, whose product MSPLAKTRFLSLALAALLLGPAASGSAADAPPSDEAVSQAIRDGIAYLQREIVEEPYGLAFAYFVHRRFGLDEFAYAPTRYQELLKATPTEEEKSDGGRRKKRRYRKGELRLFQRLLTPDSQFTREDLEVARADFDQMTARALYCDRHPLPADFAETMDAMAAKGRYRLTHVGLALMWLADNGCEWPVGEKRVSEWADAWAQQLRDQPKDDLSYEAAGILAYLGYADRIPQDYIATVVDAQEADGGWRRDLGRTNSHWHPTVLAVWFLLETQQSRKNDTFVPQGTAEDHARSQKERRIENESMWKSMVASEERLLALTPDLTRLARAIRNLHLPSERVRNLFAEKVDVRDIGAPGTTLPWPGSPGAQRLEFTLGSDRTTDRAALDLWRPLLESVESFDRVDLRMVRGAHEKDGEEYEATVALDATARLSSNERAWVRGKLTLRWRLTSDAESAPWRIVSWRTDALELVEAPAALFQEVLPEALRDDGQIEAARRSGHDELVRSWLANPSQKPHPHFFAPAMDRHPGVAVVDLDADGFDDIYLLPHWGKNLFYRNRGDGTFEEIGADLGLDVDGDASSAVFADFDNDGDPDVFIGRTLSPSLYLENQDGKFADASGDVDGELPRLVSSVTAVDVDQDGLLDVYASTYAVRMLTREGRARGPRLKGFLPEEDGLELAERLRTKLEVYDLAGPPNVLLRNAGDGKLVVDRSSDLRVFTNTYQSTWADYDGDGDSDVYLANDFGPNHLLRNDGAGDFADVTQETGTADVGFGMGATWGDYDGDGFEDLYVSNMYSKAGRRITERMGALDPRFPKMARGNTLFRREDNRFTDITAGHSDKGGKAGWSWGGQFADVDNDGHLDLHVLSGYYSAPPEYALPVDT is encoded by the coding sequence ATGTCGCCCCTTGCGAAAACCAGGTTCCTCAGCCTCGCCCTGGCGGCCCTTCTCCTCGGGCCCGCCGCCTCGGGAAGCGCCGCGGACGCTCCGCCATCCGACGAGGCCGTCTCCCAGGCGATCCGGGACGGCATCGCCTACCTACAGCGCGAGATCGTCGAGGAACCGTATGGACTCGCATTCGCCTACTTCGTCCACCGCCGATTCGGTCTCGACGAGTTCGCGTACGCGCCCACGAGATACCAGGAACTGCTGAAGGCCACTCCCACCGAGGAGGAGAAGTCGGACGGGGGCCGTCGCAAGAAGCGGCGCTATCGCAAAGGCGAGCTGCGCCTCTTTCAACGTCTCCTCACACCCGACAGCCAATTTACCCGCGAAGATCTCGAGGTCGCCCGGGCCGACTTCGACCAGATGACGGCACGGGCGCTCTACTGCGACCGCCACCCGCTGCCCGCCGACTTTGCCGAGACCATGGACGCCATGGCTGCAAAAGGCCGGTACCGCCTCACGCACGTCGGGCTCGCGTTGATGTGGCTCGCCGACAACGGGTGTGAATGGCCCGTAGGTGAGAAGCGCGTGAGCGAGTGGGCCGACGCGTGGGCGCAGCAACTGCGCGACCAGCCGAAGGACGATCTCTCGTACGAAGCAGCCGGCATCCTCGCCTATCTCGGCTACGCAGACCGAATTCCGCAGGACTACATCGCCACCGTCGTCGACGCGCAGGAGGCCGATGGAGGCTGGCGTCGGGATCTCGGGCGGACGAACAGCCATTGGCACCCGACGGTCCTCGCCGTCTGGTTCCTGCTCGAAACGCAGCAATCGAGGAAGAACGACACGTTTGTTCCCCAGGGCACCGCCGAGGATCATGCACGATCCCAGAAAGAGCGACGCATCGAGAACGAGTCGATGTGGAAGTCGATGGTCGCAAGTGAAGAGCGATTGCTCGCCCTCACGCCCGACCTCACTCGACTTGCAAGAGCGATCCGAAACCTGCACCTCCCGTCCGAGCGCGTGCGAAACCTGTTCGCGGAAAAGGTCGACGTTCGAGACATCGGCGCTCCCGGAACGACATTGCCGTGGCCGGGCAGCCCGGGCGCGCAGCGACTCGAGTTCACGCTCGGCTCAGATCGCACGACCGACCGAGCCGCGCTGGACCTCTGGAGGCCGCTGCTGGAATCGGTCGAGTCGTTCGACCGCGTCGATCTCCGAATGGTCCGCGGCGCCCACGAGAAGGACGGAGAGGAGTACGAAGCCACGGTCGCTCTCGACGCGACCGCCCGCCTGTCGTCCAACGAGCGCGCCTGGGTTCGCGGGAAGCTGACCCTTCGATGGCGACTGACCTCGGACGCCGAGTCGGCGCCGTGGCGAATTGTCTCCTGGCGCACGGATGCGCTCGAACTCGTAGAGGCCCCGGCGGCCCTCTTCCAGGAGGTTCTCCCCGAGGCCCTGCGCGACGACGGCCAGATCGAGGCGGCGCGGCGTTCCGGCCACGACGAGCTCGTGCGCAGTTGGCTCGCCAACCCATCGCAGAAGCCGCATCCGCACTTCTTCGCCCCCGCGATGGACCGGCATCCGGGCGTCGCCGTCGTCGACCTCGACGCCGACGGCTTCGACGACATCTATCTGCTCCCCCATTGGGGCAAGAACCTCTTCTATCGAAATCGCGGCGACGGAACGTTCGAGGAGATCGGCGCCGACCTGGGGCTCGACGTGGACGGGGATGCTTCTTCCGCCGTCTTTGCCGACTTCGACAACGACGGCGACCCCGATGTGTTCATCGGGCGAACCCTCTCGCCGAGCCTCTACCTCGAGAACCAGGACGGTAAGTTCGCGGACGCCTCCGGAGACGTCGACGGCGAACTCCCCCGACTCGTGTCCTCGGTCACCGCGGTCGACGTCGATCAGGACGGTCTTCTCGACGTCTACGCTTCCACGTACGCAGTCCGGATGCTCACACGAGAGGGCCGTGCCCGCGGCCCCCGGTTGAAGGGCTTCCTACCCGAGGAAGATGGGTTGGAACTCGCGGAACGTCTCCGCACGAAGCTCGAAGTCTACGATCTCGCCGGGCCACCCAACGTCCTCCTTCGAAACGCGGGCGACGGCAAGCTCGTCGTCGATCGCAGCTCCGACCTGCGGGTGTTCACCAATACCTACCAGTCGACCTGGGCCGACTACGACGGCGACGGCGACTCCGACGTGTACCTCGCGAACGACTTCGGACCGAACCACCTCCTACGCAACGACGGCGCGGGAGACTTCGCCGACGTCACCCAGGAGACCGGCACGGCCGACGTCGGATTCGGCATGGGCGCCACCTGGGGCGACTACGACGGGGACGGATTCGAAGACCTCTACGTTTCGAACATGTACAGCAAGGCCGGACGACGCATCACCGAACGGATGGGTGCACTCGACCCGAGATTCCCGAAGATGGCCCGCGGGAACACGCTCTTCCGACGCGAGGACAACAGATTCACCGACATCACCGCCGGACACAGCGACAAGGGCGGGAAGGCCGGCTGGTCGTGGGGCGGCCAGTTCGCGGATGTCGACAACGATGGCCACCTCGACCTGCACGTCTTGTCCGGCTACTACAGCGCGCCGCCGGAGTACGCGCTCCCCGTCGACACTTGA
- a CDS encoding alpha/beta fold hydrolase — MIVLVYGYGGSGEGHWQRLLHEELSAREIPCLFPELPHPLEPDKDRWVAELAECVAHANGQAVTFVGHSLGCWAIDHYLTEKGAGGIHGVLLVAPPSPYLLFEAVQSFMPPPMSKEAWAPVADRSVLMAADDDDYASSDEHAEMARTLGVEHRVVRGGRHLNTDAGYGKWLLPLEWLGSVGAIPRP, encoded by the coding sequence GTGATCGTTCTGGTCTACGGATACGGGGGCTCCGGCGAAGGCCATTGGCAGCGACTCCTCCACGAGGAACTCTCGGCTCGAGAGATTCCCTGCCTGTTTCCCGAGCTGCCCCACCCCCTCGAACCAGACAAGGATCGCTGGGTCGCGGAGTTGGCCGAGTGCGTGGCGCACGCCAACGGGCAGGCCGTCACCTTCGTCGGACACTCGCTGGGGTGCTGGGCGATCGATCACTATCTGACCGAGAAGGGAGCGGGCGGCATCCACGGCGTCCTCCTGGTGGCGCCCCCTTCCCCGTATCTGCTCTTCGAAGCCGTCCAGAGCTTCATGCCGCCCCCCATGTCCAAGGAGGCCTGGGCGCCCGTCGCCGACCGATCCGTCCTCATGGCGGCGGACGACGACGACTACGCCTCGAGCGATGAACACGCCGAAATGGCCCGGACGCTGGGGGTCGAGCACCGCGTCGTGCGCGGCGGCCGGCATCTCAACACCGATGCAGGCTACGGGAAGTGGCTCCTGCCACTCGAATGGCTGGGTTCGGTGGGGGCGATTCCAAGGCCCTGA
- a CDS encoding amidohydrolase family protein — MHDLVIRGGQVVDGTGAEPRNGDVAIQGGRITAVGKVEGDARRTIDADGLVVTPGFVDIHTHYDAQATWDPLLTPSCWHGVTTAVCGNCGVGFAPARPDRHEWLIGLMEGVEDIPGAALSEGIKWDWESFPEYLDALERAPRALDFGTQVPHGAVRGYVMGDRGAKNEAATADDIIGMAKIVKEGLLAGALGFSTSRTLGHRAVDGEPVPGTYAAEDELFGIGKALADTGLGVFELAPLGAGGDAPGDPPDAILEEIDWMCRLSAEIRRPVSFAMLTYTSRPEMWRQLIDIAERAVANGADVRPQMAGRPFGILAGHQTIANPFLGRPTYDAIAQLPLAQRAARLRDAEVRRKILAERPADGANFFGSAKIFETMFPLGDPPNYEPAPEESVAAIARREGRDVHEFAYELLLGDDARELLLLPILNYASGDCEPLREMMDHDRVVLGLGDGGAHCGLICDASIPTFMLTHWVRDRTRGATVPLERVIHRMTQDTARLYGLLDRGVLAPGYKADLNLIDLENVRLCPPRMAHDLPGGGRRLLQRSEGYEANIVSGEVVMANGEPTGAQPGRLLRGPQAAPVR; from the coding sequence ATGCATGATCTCGTGATTCGCGGGGGGCAGGTCGTCGACGGGACGGGTGCCGAGCCCCGAAACGGCGACGTCGCCATTCAGGGCGGTCGCATCACCGCCGTAGGCAAGGTCGAGGGCGACGCACGCCGAACGATCGATGCCGATGGTCTGGTGGTGACGCCCGGGTTCGTCGACATCCACACGCATTACGATGCCCAGGCGACCTGGGATCCCCTTCTCACACCTTCGTGTTGGCACGGCGTCACGACGGCCGTGTGCGGAAACTGCGGCGTCGGTTTCGCCCCGGCTCGACCGGACCGCCATGAGTGGTTGATCGGCCTGATGGAAGGGGTCGAGGACATCCCGGGTGCGGCGCTGTCCGAGGGCATCAAGTGGGATTGGGAGAGCTTTCCCGAGTATCTCGACGCTCTCGAGCGTGCGCCCCGCGCTCTGGACTTCGGCACACAGGTGCCGCATGGCGCCGTGCGCGGGTACGTCATGGGCGATCGAGGTGCGAAGAACGAGGCCGCGACGGCAGACGACATCATCGGGATGGCGAAGATCGTGAAGGAGGGTCTCCTCGCCGGTGCGCTTGGCTTCTCGACGTCGCGCACCCTCGGGCACCGCGCCGTCGACGGCGAGCCGGTTCCCGGGACGTACGCTGCGGAAGATGAGCTGTTCGGAATCGGCAAGGCACTCGCGGACACCGGCCTCGGCGTCTTCGAACTCGCGCCGCTGGGCGCGGGCGGGGACGCCCCGGGTGATCCGCCCGACGCCATTCTCGAAGAGATCGATTGGATGTGTCGCCTGTCGGCGGAGATTCGTCGCCCGGTCAGCTTCGCCATGCTCACGTACACGTCGCGTCCCGAGATGTGGCGGCAGCTGATCGATATCGCGGAGCGCGCAGTGGCGAACGGTGCCGACGTCCGGCCGCAGATGGCAGGGCGACCGTTCGGGATTCTCGCCGGCCACCAGACCATCGCGAATCCATTTCTGGGAAGGCCGACGTACGACGCGATCGCGCAACTGCCGCTCGCGCAACGGGCAGCCCGCCTACGAGACGCCGAGGTGCGCCGGAAGATTCTCGCTGAGCGCCCGGCGGACGGAGCGAACTTCTTCGGGAGCGCGAAGATCTTCGAGACGATGTTCCCACTGGGAGATCCCCCGAACTACGAGCCGGCGCCTGAGGAGAGCGTCGCCGCGATCGCAAGGCGGGAAGGGCGTGACGTACACGAGTTCGCGTACGAGCTGCTCCTTGGAGACGATGCTCGGGAGCTGCTCCTCCTGCCGATCCTCAACTACGCGAGCGGGGACTGCGAACCCCTGCGCGAGATGATGGATCACGACCGGGTCGTTCTCGGTCTCGGGGACGGCGGGGCCCACTGCGGGCTGATCTGTGACGCGAGCATTCCGACGTTCATGCTGACGCATTGGGTTCGCGATCGAACCCGGGGCGCTACGGTGCCGCTCGAGCGGGTCATCCATCGGATGACTCAGGACACGGCTCGGCTCTATGGATTGCTCGATCGGGGTGTTCTCGCGCCGGGTTACAAGGCGGATCTGAATCTGATCGACCTCGAGAACGTGCGCCTCTGTCCTCCGCGGATGGCACACGATCTCCCGGGTGGAGGTCGTCGTCTGCTGCAACGGTCGGAAGGGTACGAGGCCAACATCGTCTCGGGAGAGGTAGTCATGGCAAACGGTGAACCGACGGGCGCGCAGCCGGGACGTCTCTTGCGCGGCCCCCAGGCGGCGCCGGTTCGATGA
- a CDS encoding phospholipase D family protein, giving the protein MERDGEHIPFVSSGAYPIRAGNTLDPLIDGEPAFRRICEATEQARKSVWVTVAFLEPGVQMPDDRGTFFDVLDRARARGLDVRVIFWRCPELEEVRPSTHFMGTDEQRDGLRAGGSTFFARWDRATKLYCHHQKSWLVDAGEPSEVAFVGGINLDHGSVVPCGHPVRTGPEVDAHYANVHDVYSEIRGPSATDVHHNFVQRWNEASERNAADGTWFSESAGDDLEFPEVASAPTGDAVVQIQRTVRRGTYRNAVATPGGESFCIEDGDYSIADQYLRAIDAAHRTIYLEDQAIGSPEVVEHLLTALDRDVEVVFLVPADANTDMVEGRKDDGHSRFWEALARLGTYERFTLAGIASPAGSGVYQHVYVHAKICLIDDVWCTIGSTNIANRSFYGDTELNASVWHAPTVRALRCALLEEHLDVNTARLEDRAAYECYRATCRANAERRSRGEPMRGMAFSLDPAKYAQS; this is encoded by the coding sequence ATGGAACGTGACGGAGAGCACATCCCCTTCGTGAGTTCGGGCGCGTATCCGATTCGAGCGGGCAACACGCTCGACCCGCTAATCGACGGCGAGCCTGCGTTTCGCCGAATTTGCGAGGCGACGGAGCAGGCGCGCAAAAGTGTGTGGGTCACAGTCGCGTTCCTCGAGCCGGGCGTGCAGATGCCGGACGACCGCGGGACGTTCTTCGATGTGCTGGATCGCGCGCGGGCCCGCGGCCTCGACGTCCGGGTGATCTTCTGGCGCTGCCCTGAACTGGAGGAGGTCCGACCGTCCACTCACTTCATGGGGACGGATGAGCAGCGCGACGGGCTGCGCGCAGGTGGTTCGACCTTCTTCGCGCGGTGGGACAGGGCTACAAAGCTCTACTGTCACCACCAGAAGAGTTGGCTGGTCGATGCCGGCGAGCCGAGCGAGGTCGCGTTCGTCGGCGGCATCAATCTCGATCACGGCTCCGTCGTGCCCTGCGGACACCCCGTCCGGACGGGGCCCGAGGTAGACGCCCACTACGCAAATGTGCACGACGTGTACTCCGAGATCCGCGGTCCGTCCGCGACCGACGTTCACCACAACTTCGTTCAGCGCTGGAACGAAGCGAGCGAGCGGAATGCCGCCGATGGCACCTGGTTCTCGGAGTCGGCCGGCGATGATCTCGAGTTCCCCGAAGTGGCCTCTGCGCCGACCGGCGACGCGGTCGTGCAGATCCAAAGGACGGTGCGTCGAGGCACGTACCGCAATGCCGTCGCGACGCCGGGCGGAGAGTCCTTCTGCATCGAAGACGGGGACTACAGTATCGCCGACCAGTACCTCCGCGCGATCGACGCCGCGCATCGCACGATCTACCTCGAGGATCAGGCGATTGGATCTCCGGAGGTGGTCGAGCATCTTCTCACGGCACTCGATCGCGACGTCGAAGTCGTCTTCCTGGTCCCCGCGGATGCGAACACCGACATGGTGGAGGGGCGCAAAGATGATGGACACAGCCGATTTTGGGAAGCCCTGGCCCGCCTCGGAACGTACGAGCGTTTTACGCTCGCCGGGATCGCCTCCCCGGCAGGGTCCGGGGTGTACCAGCACGTCTACGTGCACGCGAAGATCTGTCTGATCGACGACGTTTGGTGCACAATTGGGTCGACGAACATCGCCAATCGCTCGTTCTACGGCGACACCGAGTTGAACGCATCGGTCTGGCACGCCCCGACGGTGCGGGCTTTGCGATGCGCCCTGCTGGAGGAGCACTTGGACGTCAATACCGCGCGTTTGGAGGACCGGGCCGCGTACGAGTGCTATCGCGCGACGTGCCGCGCCAATGCGGAGCGTCGAAGCCGTGGCGAGCCGATGCGGGGGATGGCGTTCTCGCTCGACCCTGCGAAGTACGCGCAGTCCTAA
- a CDS encoding ASPIC/UnbV domain-containing protein: MRQDKGLEFRPEFRPRGSGGIGGSGFSEGASLSGHERNHLFVNDGRGNLVDASGVSGLDAPADGRALAWTDLDRDGWLDFVVVNANAPTLQLFRNQMGDSRPENGVVAIRLVGGNTSAKPSEKWSNRDGIGASLELHVGDRRLVREQRAGEGFAAQNGSTIVVGIGAAEKADGIFVRWPSGQTQATEAVPRGSLVTFYENPTRAGSDSPAKIEPYAVPSDREGTLRTAYQPSRTPIGIAGTADRSGRIRIYTTTATWCEVCRSELADIALLRSTFPPEELGLYAVPVDENDTREKLEAYLEANAPAYEMLLEVTPPEVADVKTRIIAALRQDALPASIVTNERDEVIDVSWGVPTVSDVRSWLRNAR, from the coding sequence GTGCGCCAGGACAAAGGACTCGAGTTCCGACCGGAGTTCCGACCACGCGGGAGCGGCGGGATCGGCGGGAGTGGGTTCTCCGAAGGTGCGTCGCTCAGCGGGCACGAACGAAACCATCTCTTCGTGAACGACGGGCGAGGCAATCTCGTGGACGCGTCGGGCGTTTCCGGGCTCGATGCACCCGCGGACGGCCGGGCGCTCGCCTGGACCGACCTCGACCGAGACGGCTGGCTCGACTTCGTGGTCGTCAACGCGAACGCGCCGACCCTACAACTGTTCCGAAACCAGATGGGCGACTCGCGGCCGGAGAACGGAGTCGTCGCAATCCGGCTGGTCGGCGGAAACACCTCGGCGAAGCCGAGTGAGAAGTGGAGCAACCGAGACGGAATCGGCGCCAGCCTCGAGCTGCACGTGGGCGATCGCCGGCTCGTCCGTGAGCAGCGAGCGGGCGAAGGATTCGCCGCACAGAACGGATCCACGATCGTCGTGGGGATCGGCGCCGCCGAGAAGGCGGACGGAATCTTCGTCCGCTGGCCCTCCGGCCAGACCCAGGCGACCGAGGCCGTCCCGCGCGGGAGTCTCGTAACGTTCTACGAAAACCCCACGAGAGCCGGCTCCGACAGCCCGGCGAAGATCGAACCGTACGCCGTTCCCAGCGACCGGGAAGGGACCCTCCGGACCGCGTACCAACCGAGCCGCACACCGATCGGAATCGCCGGGACGGCAGACCGAAGCGGCCGGATTCGAATCTACACGACCACCGCGACCTGGTGTGAGGTGTGTCGCTCCGAGCTCGCGGACATCGCACTCCTTCGCTCGACGTTCCCGCCCGAAGAACTGGGCCTGTACGCCGTCCCCGTCGACGAGAACGACACCCGTGAGAAACTCGAGGCCTACCTCGAAGCGAACGCGCCGGCGTACGAAATGCTCCTCGAAGTGACGCCGCCCGAAGTCGCCGACGTGAAGACTCGTATCATCGCGGCGTTGCGACAGGACGCGCTTCCCGCTTCGATCGTCACGAACGAACGGGACGAGGTGATCGACGTGTCATGGGGCGTTCCCACCGTCTCCGATGTCCGCAGCTGGCTTCGCAACGCTCGCTGA
- a CDS encoding enoyl-CoA hydratase-related protein — MTEFGVFGDVRVELGENYVATVELRRGPNNFFDITLITSIGDAFEALDGEPGCRAIVLCSDGKHFCAGANFGNDDQGLEDPSGRHLYDEAVRLFSTKTPAVAAVQGAAIGGGLGLALMPDFRVASPESRFSANFARLGFHQGFGLSVTLPDLVGQQRAMELLYVGRRVPGKEAFAMGLCDRLVPADQIRSEATALAAEIATSGPLAIESIRQTLRGSLAQRIRVVTDREKAEQNRLQSTEDFREGIRAMADRRKPDFKGR, encoded by the coding sequence ATGACGGAATTCGGAGTCTTCGGAGATGTGCGCGTGGAACTCGGGGAGAACTACGTGGCCACGGTCGAGCTACGGCGAGGCCCCAACAACTTCTTCGACATCACCCTGATCACCTCGATTGGGGATGCCTTCGAGGCGCTCGACGGCGAGCCCGGATGCCGTGCGATCGTTCTGTGCTCTGATGGAAAGCACTTCTGTGCCGGGGCGAATTTCGGAAATGACGACCAGGGATTGGAAGACCCCTCCGGTCGGCACCTCTACGACGAAGCCGTCCGGCTCTTTTCCACAAAGACCCCCGCCGTCGCTGCGGTCCAAGGTGCCGCCATAGGTGGTGGCCTGGGCCTCGCTCTAATGCCCGACTTTCGCGTCGCCTCGCCCGAATCGAGGTTCAGCGCCAACTTCGCCCGACTGGGATTTCACCAGGGCTTCGGGCTCTCCGTCACCCTTCCCGATCTCGTCGGGCAGCAGCGCGCGATGGAGCTCCTCTATGTAGGTCGCCGTGTCCCGGGCAAGGAGGCCTTCGCGATGGGCCTCTGCGACCGGCTCGTGCCCGCCGACCAGATCCGCTCCGAAGCGACCGCGCTCGCGGCGGAGATCGCGACGTCCGGCCCTCTTGCGATCGAATCGATTCGACAGACACTCCGAGGAAGCCTCGCGCAGCGCATTCGCGTCGTCACCGATCGCGAGAAGGCCGAGCAGAATCGCCTTCAGTCGACCGAGGACTTCCGGGAGGGCATCCGAGCGATGGCCGACCGCCGGAAGCCCGACTTCAAGGGACGCTGA